The following proteins come from a genomic window of Synechococcus sp. MW101C3:
- a CDS encoding formylglycine-generating enzyme family protein yields the protein MAWIPAGTFLMGSNHHYPEEAPAHRVALEGFWIDRAPVTNAQFLKFVKATGHRTLAERPADPALYPEAPPERLAPASIVFVPPPGPLGTDDPYRWWQYIPGADWRHPEGPGSSIRNRPQHPVVHVAHEDATAYAAWCGKQLPSEAEWERAAWGGREGCEFAWGDALHPEGRPVANTFQGDFPHHNSLLDGYAGTSPVGAFPANGFGLLDCIGNVWEWTDSWYGPHPHQADGALPAEGSSGCCAEAAAAREASIDPTSQHGTMPRKVVKGGSFLCAPSYCRRYRPAARMAQGIDTSTGHMGFRCIVRP from the coding sequence ATGGCCTGGATCCCCGCGGGCACGTTCCTGATGGGCTCCAACCACCACTACCCGGAGGAGGCTCCGGCCCACCGGGTGGCGCTGGAGGGCTTCTGGATCGACCGTGCCCCGGTCACCAACGCCCAGTTCCTCAAGTTCGTGAAGGCCACGGGCCACCGCACCCTGGCCGAGCGGCCGGCCGATCCGGCCCTCTACCCCGAGGCGCCACCAGAGCGGCTGGCACCCGCCTCGATCGTGTTCGTGCCCCCGCCCGGCCCGTTGGGAACGGACGATCCCTACCGCTGGTGGCAGTACATCCCCGGCGCCGACTGGCGTCACCCGGAGGGCCCCGGCAGCTCAATCAGGAACCGCCCGCAGCATCCGGTGGTGCACGTGGCCCATGAGGATGCGACCGCCTATGCCGCCTGGTGCGGCAAGCAGCTGCCGAGCGAAGCGGAATGGGAGCGGGCCGCCTGGGGCGGCCGTGAAGGCTGCGAGTTCGCCTGGGGGGATGCGCTGCACCCGGAGGGCCGCCCGGTGGCGAACACTTTCCAGGGCGACTTCCCCCACCACAACAGCCTGCTCGACGGCTATGCCGGCACCTCGCCGGTGGGCGCCTTTCCTGCCAACGGCTTCGGGCTGCTCGATTGCATCGGCAACGTGTGGGAGTGGACCGATAGCTGGTACGGCCCCCACCCGCACCAAGCCGATGGGGCGTTACCGGCTGAGGGGAGCAGCGGCTGCTGCGCCGAAGCGGCTGCCGCCCGTGAGGCCAGCATCGATCCCACCAGCCAGCACGGAACGATGCCCCGCAAGGTGGTGAAGGGCGGCTCGTTTCTGTGCGCCCCCAGCTATTGCCGTCGCTACCGGCCGGCGGCGCGCATGGCCCAGGGCATTGACACCTCCACCGGCCACATGGGCTTTCGCTGCATCGTGCGGCCCTGA
- a CDS encoding arylsulfatase → MPNGQPNILILWGDDIGQSNLSCYSDGLMGYQTPNIDRVAKEGGRFIHYYAEQSCTAGRAAFISGQSVFRTGLSKVGLPGAEQGYRAEDPTIAELLQPLGYRTGQFGKNHFGDRDEHLPTMHGFDEFFGNLYHLNAEEEPELRDYPKPEDFPDFQKNFGPRGVLHCWANGDGTQRIENTGPLTKKRMENCDEEFMAEAKRFIREAVASGEPFFVWFNTTHMHFRTHARPQDLGQSGRWQSEYHDVMIYHDNCIGEMLDLLDELGIADDTIVMYSTDNGPHMNSWPDAGMTPFRNEKNSNWEGAYRVPALVRWPGKIAPGTLFTGIVSHLDWLPTLVAAAGEPEIKQKLLTGHQVGSKTFKIHLDGYNMLDYWTGQSDKSPRVEFFYFSDDGDLTGLRYDNWKFVFMEQRQPGTCQIWAEPFVVLRLPKIFNLLTDPYERADITSNTYWDWMLDHAFALVPAQVIVGRFLATFQAYPPRQKAASFSLEEVIAKMTSAASGGH, encoded by the coding sequence ATGCCCAACGGACAACCCAACATCCTGATCCTCTGGGGCGATGACATCGGCCAGAGCAACCTCAGTTGCTACAGCGATGGGCTGATGGGTTATCAGACCCCCAACATCGACCGTGTCGCCAAGGAGGGCGGGCGCTTCATCCACTACTACGCCGAGCAGAGCTGCACCGCAGGGCGGGCCGCCTTCATCTCCGGCCAGAGCGTGTTCCGCACCGGCCTGAGCAAGGTGGGCCTACCGGGCGCCGAACAGGGCTATCGCGCCGAGGACCCCACCATCGCCGAACTGCTCCAGCCCCTGGGCTACCGCACCGGCCAGTTCGGCAAGAACCACTTCGGCGACCGGGATGAGCATCTGCCGACGATGCACGGCTTCGATGAGTTCTTCGGCAACCTTTACCACCTCAATGCTGAGGAAGAACCGGAGCTGCGCGATTATCCAAAGCCGGAAGACTTCCCCGATTTCCAGAAGAACTTCGGCCCCCGCGGTGTGTTGCACTGCTGGGCCAACGGTGATGGCACCCAGCGCATCGAGAACACCGGGCCGCTTACCAAGAAGCGGATGGAGAACTGCGACGAGGAGTTCATGGCCGAAGCCAAGCGTTTCATCCGTGAGGCGGTGGCCTCCGGTGAACCGTTCTTCGTCTGGTTCAACACCACTCACATGCACTTCCGCACCCACGCACGGCCCCAGGATCTGGGCCAGTCAGGGCGGTGGCAATCGGAATACCACGACGTGATGATCTATCACGACAACTGCATCGGCGAGATGCTCGACCTGCTCGATGAGCTGGGCATCGCCGATGACACGATCGTGATGTACAGCACCGACAACGGGCCCCACATGAACAGCTGGCCCGATGCCGGCATGACCCCGTTCCGCAACGAGAAGAACTCCAACTGGGAGGGTGCGTACCGGGTGCCCGCCCTGGTGCGCTGGCCCGGCAAAATCGCCCCCGGCACCCTGTTCACCGGCATCGTCAGCCACCTCGACTGGCTACCCACTCTGGTAGCAGCGGCAGGGGAACCGGAGATCAAGCAGAAGCTGCTCACAGGCCATCAGGTGGGATCGAAAACCTTCAAGATCCACCTGGACGGCTACAACATGCTCGACTACTGGACGGGCCAGAGCGATAAGAGCCCCCGGGTTGAGTTCTTCTACTTCTCCGACGACGGCGACCTCACAGGCTTGCGCTACGACAACTGGAAGTTTGTGTTCATGGAGCAACGCCAGCCTGGCACCTGCCAGATCTGGGCAGAGCCGTTCGTTGTCCTGCGCCTGCCGAAGATCTTCAACCTGCTCACCGATCCCTATGAGCGGGCCGACATCACCTCCAACACCTACTGGGACTGGATGCTGGACCATGCCTTTGCGCTGGTGCCCGCCCAGGTGATCGTCGGGCGGTTCCTGGCCACCTTCCAGGCCTATCCGCCCCGCCAGAAGGCGGCGAGCTTCTCACTGGAGGAGGTGATCGCGAAGATGACCTCCGCAGCGAGCGGCGGCCACTGA
- a CDS encoding DMT family transporter, whose product MLLKGLDATVLKALQTYGTTHPVHGENPISFCNVFFVAQLVIGLTFLMPNPGAIRPALAQLNPTDRWLLIIDAGLGLFIGPIAYYFTLESLSVISLTLLFALVLPVSALLARQFLAESLPRRFWLSLSLIAIGLMLPGAAMMKAAGQGDQLIGYGWALVGVLAFGSTAVTGRSIATRHWPAVVTIGIPSTMSALLFGIIALVLFGPGHFHLLNVRWVVGVILIYGITLSLGSTVALGMAYRQYSVATVSIWGSLTIVVAIVSASVLLGEPLDLATVSRVIFLLAGIITSHRSIRSDQVVQQ is encoded by the coding sequence GTGCTGCTCAAAGGGCTGGATGCCACAGTTCTCAAAGCCCTGCAGACCTATGGCACCACCCACCCGGTGCATGGGGAAAACCCGATCAGCTTCTGCAACGTTTTCTTCGTGGCTCAGCTGGTGATCGGACTGACCTTCCTGATGCCGAACCCTGGGGCCATCCGACCTGCTCTTGCGCAACTGAACCCGACGGACCGATGGTTGCTGATCATCGATGCTGGCCTGGGTCTGTTCATCGGCCCGATCGCTTACTACTTCACCCTCGAATCCCTGTCGGTGATCAGCCTGACCCTGTTATTCGCCCTCGTGTTGCCAGTCTCAGCCCTTCTGGCTCGCCAGTTCCTTGCAGAAAGCCTGCCTCGCCGCTTCTGGCTCAGTCTGAGCCTGATCGCCATCGGCCTGATGCTGCCAGGGGCGGCCATGATGAAGGCGGCGGGACAGGGTGATCAACTGATCGGTTACGGCTGGGCTTTGGTGGGAGTGCTGGCCTTCGGTTCCACCGCCGTGACCGGTCGCAGCATCGCCACGCGGCATTGGCCTGCCGTGGTCACGATCGGGATCCCCTCAACGATGTCAGCACTGCTGTTTGGCATCATCGCTCTGGTGCTCTTCGGTCCCGGGCACTTCCACCTGCTGAACGTGCGCTGGGTCGTCGGAGTGATCTTGATCTACGGCATCACTCTGTCCCTGGGTAGCACTGTGGCTCTGGGAATGGCCTATCGGCAATACAGTGTGGCGACCGTATCAATCTGGGGATCACTGACGATCGTGGTGGCCATCGTCAGCGCGTCTGTGCTGTTGGGAGAACCACTCGACTTGGCCACAGTGTCAAGAGTGATCTTCCTGCTGGCCGGGATCATCACCAGCCACCGCTCCATTCGATCGGATCAGGTCGTTCAACAGTAG
- a CDS encoding HAD family phosphatase, with the protein MSVLTTAAASLLAVAMMAPLAPAMANQASPAGSTQPLPSWRDGATRSRILAFVASVSQPGGESYLPPEERIAVFDNDGTLWPEQPMYVQLAFAIERARALVAQQPGLATNPVIAAATATGNGEAVLPMGIKGLLELVGITHAGMSTEAFRHQVRAWLDSACHPTLQRPYTDLTYQPMQELLQHLRANGFRTYIVSAGGVEFMRVFAEQVYGIPPEQVIGSSVVTTYAREGGLPVIQRQSKMQTIADRAMKPVLIEQLIGRRPVAAFGNSDGDLEMLEWVTSQPGQRLGVIVHHDDAEREVAYDRESAFGRLDRALNEAPRRGWTVVSMRNDWASVFAAPPAATGSGGGVVERCAVPPASQPAPAGERGTGKLSEQPAVIPGEMPRIEEAPGGRQP; encoded by the coding sequence ATGAGCGTCCTGACCACGGCGGCGGCAAGCCTGCTCGCTGTGGCGATGATGGCCCCTTTGGCGCCCGCCATGGCGAACCAGGCCAGCCCCGCGGGGTCCACACAGCCGCTCCCGTCCTGGCGGGACGGTGCCACCCGATCGCGAATCCTGGCCTTCGTCGCCAGCGTCAGCCAGCCGGGGGGAGAGAGCTATTTGCCACCCGAGGAGCGCATCGCCGTCTTCGACAACGACGGCACGCTTTGGCCTGAGCAGCCGATGTACGTGCAGCTGGCCTTCGCGATCGAGCGGGCCCGCGCCCTGGTGGCCCAACAGCCCGGGCTCGCCACCAACCCGGTCATCGCCGCCGCAACCGCTACCGGCAACGGGGAGGCCGTGCTCCCCATGGGCATCAAGGGCCTGCTGGAACTCGTGGGGATCACCCATGCCGGCATGAGCACGGAGGCGTTCCGCCATCAGGTGCGCGCGTGGCTGGACAGCGCCTGCCACCCGACCCTGCAGCGGCCTTACACCGACCTCACCTACCAGCCGATGCAGGAGCTGCTGCAGCACCTGCGTGCCAATGGATTCCGCACCTACATCGTGTCGGCCGGCGGCGTGGAGTTCATGCGGGTGTTCGCCGAGCAGGTCTACGGCATCCCTCCGGAGCAGGTGATCGGCTCCAGCGTCGTCACCACCTATGCCCGCGAGGGCGGTTTGCCGGTGATCCAGCGCCAGAGCAAGATGCAGACCATCGCCGATCGGGCCATGAAGCCGGTCCTGATCGAGCAACTGATTGGCCGCAGGCCGGTCGCCGCTTTCGGCAACTCCGACGGCGATCTGGAGATGCTCGAGTGGGTCACCAGCCAGCCGGGGCAACGGCTGGGAGTGATCGTTCACCACGACGACGCCGAGCGGGAGGTGGCCTACGACCGGGAGTCGGCCTTCGGCCGTCTCGATCGGGCCTTGAACGAGGCGCCCCGGCGGGGCTGGACGGTGGTGAGCATGCGCAACGACTGGGCCAGCGTGTTCGCGGCCCCACCAGCGGCAACGGGGTCAGGAGGGGGAGTGGTCGAGCGCTGTGCCGTGCCCCCCGCGAGCCAACCCGCGCCGGCTGGAGAGCGTGGCACTGGGAAGCTCTCCGAACAGCCGGCGGTAATCCCGGGCGAAATGCCCCGCATTGAGGAAGCCCCAGGAGGCCGCCAGCCCTGA
- a CDS encoding DM13 domain-containing protein produces the protein MTALKTTLIGALVLALLGSSAAPGQAETLQGPASMVIAQATPMAMQSFRMAEAPVTGSFTIIKKAGKQLLVISSDFKTKETAPDLKVVFSPSATPLASTKAPSFPLKAGSYTILAPLKSASGAQSYVIPSSIDLSQQGSLLIWCEAFNATMAWAPLKP, from the coding sequence ATGACGGCTCTGAAGACAACTCTGATCGGTGCCCTGGTCCTGGCACTGCTCGGCAGCTCCGCGGCTCCTGGGCAAGCCGAAACCTTGCAGGGCCCTGCCTCCATGGTGATCGCCCAGGCAACTCCCATGGCCATGCAGAGCTTCCGCATGGCCGAAGCTCCTGTTACTGGCAGCTTCACCATCATCAAGAAAGCCGGCAAGCAGTTGCTTGTGATAAGCAGCGACTTCAAGACCAAGGAGACAGCCCCCGACCTGAAAGTGGTCTTCAGCCCATCAGCAACCCCATTGGCAAGCACCAAGGCCCCCAGCTTTCCGCTCAAAGCCGGCAGCTACACAATCCTCGCCCCGCTTAAATCCGCCTCCGGCGCCCAGAGCTATGTGATCCCCTCCTCCATCGACCTCAGCCAGCAGGGGTCGCTGCTGATCTGGTGCGAGGCCTTCAACGCCACAATGGCCTGGGCACCCCTGAAGCCCTGA
- a CDS encoding pentapeptide repeat-containing protein → MTLPKRSTWLTRQQLRRESPFFLLLDRSFRFRLLMAATLSFVLLSVVNRFDNCHGAEPSENCLTSNFLDVISIDNVESFSIVTAGLVYILEAGRRKEREHHEQLSLLLAQQEAGIRFSLARIRALEDLCSDGIWQDDFDLQATNLEGIKIPFSRWRGGNFSATVLRKANLQGSDLQGANFTEADLSEANLAGADLSQANFTRAILTKADLRGAILTGAVFQEADLTGTSLDPSG, encoded by the coding sequence ATGACACTGCCCAAACGATCCACCTGGCTGACCCGTCAGCAGCTCCGCCGCGAGTCACCGTTCTTCCTGCTGCTGGATCGCTCCTTCAGATTCAGGCTGTTGATGGCAGCAACCCTGTCCTTTGTGTTGCTGTCCGTCGTCAATCGTTTCGACAACTGCCATGGAGCCGAACCCAGCGAGAACTGCCTGACCAGCAATTTCCTGGACGTCATCAGCATTGACAATGTGGAGTCGTTCAGCATCGTTACAGCGGGTCTTGTTTACATCCTGGAGGCGGGTCGTCGCAAGGAGAGAGAACATCACGAGCAACTCTCGCTGTTGTTGGCGCAGCAAGAGGCTGGCATCAGATTCAGCCTGGCACGCATCCGCGCCCTTGAAGATCTGTGCTCTGATGGCATCTGGCAGGACGATTTCGATCTGCAGGCCACGAATCTGGAGGGGATCAAGATTCCGTTCAGCCGTTGGCGAGGCGGCAACTTCAGCGCAACGGTGTTGCGCAAGGCGAATCTCCAGGGTTCGGATCTGCAAGGGGCCAACTTCACGGAGGCCGATCTCAGCGAGGCCAATCTGGCCGGGGCGGACCTCAGCCAGGCCAACTTCACCCGCGCCATCCTCACCAAGGCCGATCTCCGCGGCGCCATCCTCACCGGCGCTGTGTTCCAGGAGGCCGATCTCACTGGAACCAGCCTGGATCCGAGCGGTTGA
- a CDS encoding YidH family protein, with protein MNLTNELAKERNREAAERTLMAWIRTCLSLISFGFGLDKIIGAIEASRFEGSSHAHLSVRLISIGFVVTGIVAMAAATRQHRRVVRRLKHDDFIYIEKASIATATALALTLIGLLALVLLIAGGLGGR; from the coding sequence ATGAACCTCACCAATGAACTGGCCAAGGAGCGCAACCGGGAGGCGGCGGAGCGCACGCTGATGGCCTGGATCCGCACCTGCCTGTCGCTGATCAGCTTCGGCTTCGGTCTCGACAAGATCATCGGAGCGATCGAGGCCAGCCGCTTTGAGGGCAGCTCCCATGCCCATCTCAGCGTGCGCTTGATCTCGATCGGGTTTGTGGTCACGGGGATCGTGGCCATGGCAGCGGCCACGCGTCAGCACCGCAGGGTGGTGCGGCGCTTGAAGCATGACGATTTCATTTACATCGAAAAGGCCTCGATCGCCACGGCGACGGCCCTGGCCCTCACCCTGATCGGCCTGCTGGCCCTGGTGCTGCTGATCGCCGGCGGATTGGGTGGCCGATGA
- a CDS encoding bile acid:sodium symporter family protein: MGQPSLLIVSAALFTIMFALGVGLTGEAIVRLSRRPALVIRVLIGSCVLVPLVALLLMKLPLSLALTQPARIGIALMAASPSAPLTLRKAGKVGGDRELAAVLQACVAVAAIVSIPLIADLYQSSFGVSGWDITARTVALQVGKTQVLPLLAGLTLRRWRPGLAERLSGPLDKLANGLLLLLIVLVLVKSLPLLVAFVGANLLALPFMAVMVLASLTIGYGIAGPEPRERVTIALVTSMRNPGLALLFATTYGSDIPGLKLAVLAYLVVTVLLSIPFLRWQRQRQSVPFAAL; the protein is encoded by the coding sequence ATGGGCCAGCCCTCCCTGTTGATCGTCAGCGCCGCCCTGTTCACGATCATGTTCGCTCTGGGAGTGGGTCTGACTGGAGAGGCGATCGTTCGCCTGAGCCGAAGACCCGCCCTGGTGATCCGGGTATTGATCGGCTCCTGTGTGCTGGTGCCCCTGGTCGCCCTGCTGCTGATGAAGCTGCCGCTGAGCTTGGCCCTGACCCAACCGGCCCGCATCGGCATCGCCCTGATGGCGGCCTCCCCAAGCGCTCCGCTCACCCTGCGCAAGGCGGGCAAGGTCGGCGGCGACCGTGAGCTGGCCGCTGTCCTGCAGGCCTGTGTGGCCGTGGCGGCGATCGTGTCGATTCCGCTGATCGCCGATCTGTACCAGTCCTCCTTCGGGGTATCCGGCTGGGACATCACGGCGAGGACGGTAGCCCTACAGGTGGGCAAGACCCAGGTGCTGCCCCTGCTGGCGGGCCTGACGCTGAGGCGCTGGCGACCTGGCTTGGCAGAGCGGCTCTCCGGTCCTCTCGACAAGCTGGCCAATGGCCTGCTGCTGCTGCTGATCGTGCTGGTGCTGGTCAAGTCGTTGCCCCTGCTGGTCGCGTTCGTGGGCGCCAACCTGCTGGCTCTGCCCTTCATGGCGGTGATGGTGCTGGCGTCCCTGACCATCGGCTACGGGATCGCTGGCCCTGAGCCCCGGGAACGCGTCACGATCGCCCTGGTCACCTCCATGCGGAACCCGGGCCTGGCCCTGCTGTTCGCGACGACCTACGGCAGCGACATTCCCGGCCTGAAACTCGCGGTGCTGGCCTACCTCGTGGTCACCGTGCTGCTGTCGATTCCCTTTCTGCGCTGGCAACGCCAGAGGCAGTCGGTGCCCTTCGCCGCCCTGTAG
- a CDS encoding DUF1622 domain-containing protein, producing MPWLESSEALLQGLATVVRLSLEALSVLCVVAGMIATFRLALPFLPVLTHRGRRPPSAVRLCFGSWLSMALEFQLGADIVATTTAPTDSNLIQLATVAVIRTFLNVFLAKELEAERRLEQDQPQPPGS from the coding sequence ATGCCCTGGCTTGAATCCTCCGAGGCCCTGCTGCAGGGTCTGGCGACTGTCGTTCGCCTCAGCCTGGAAGCCCTGTCGGTGCTCTGTGTGGTGGCCGGCATGATCGCCACCTTTCGCCTGGCCCTGCCGTTCCTGCCCGTGCTGACCCATCGCGGGCGCCGCCCCCCCAGCGCGGTTCGCCTCTGTTTCGGCAGCTGGCTATCGATGGCGCTGGAGTTTCAGCTTGGTGCCGACATCGTCGCCACCACCACAGCTCCCACGGACAGCAACCTGATCCAACTGGCGACGGTGGCCGTGATCCGCACCTTCCTCAATGTGTTCCTCGCCAAGGAACTGGAGGCTGAACGGCGGCTGGAGCAAGACCAGCCGCAGCCGCCTGGATCCTGA
- a CDS encoding dihydrofolate reductase family protein yields MSLIINIVNPSVKTQYYSASSLDGFIATKDNSLDWLLQFGEAEGTGYEDFLAEVGAITMGSSTYEWLLDHHIKAGTPEEKSWPYQQPTWVFSSRKLPAVRDADLRFVSGTVSHVHEQMVATAAGKNIWVAGGGELAAQFFDAGLLDELIIQVASVTLGQGSPLLPRQIAFPPLRLTSARALGEAFAELHYEVPRQLQVSSPA; encoded by the coding sequence ATGAGTTTGATCATCAACATCGTCAACCCGTCAGTGAAGACTCAGTACTATTCCGCCTCCAGCCTGGATGGCTTCATTGCCACCAAGGACAACTCCCTGGACTGGCTGCTTCAGTTCGGAGAAGCCGAAGGCACAGGCTACGAAGATTTCCTTGCTGAGGTTGGTGCGATCACGATGGGGTCATCCACCTATGAGTGGCTGTTGGATCATCACATCAAAGCGGGAACACCAGAAGAAAAGTCCTGGCCTTATCAACAGCCCACGTGGGTCTTCTCGAGCCGCAAGCTACCCGCCGTGCGGGATGCCGATCTGCGCTTCGTGTCTGGCACTGTCTCTCACGTGCACGAACAGATGGTGGCCACAGCTGCGGGGAAGAACATCTGGGTTGCCGGAGGCGGCGAGTTGGCCGCGCAGTTCTTCGATGCTGGCCTGCTTGATGAACTGATCATTCAGGTGGCCTCGGTGACCCTGGGGCAGGGCTCGCCGCTCCTACCGCGGCAGATCGCCTTCCCACCCCTGAGGCTCACCTCGGCGCGGGCCTTGGGCGAGGCCTTTGCTGAGCTCCACTATGAGGTGCCGCGGCAACTTCAGGTGTCCAGCCCCGCCTAG